In Pyxicephalus adspersus chromosome 12, UCB_Pads_2.0, whole genome shotgun sequence, a genomic segment contains:
- the LOC140341748 gene encoding olfactory receptor 5P58-like, with translation MEQINKTIVKEFILMAFSSFQRFQMLLFIIILQMYIISIAGNSAVITLVKTGTVLHSPMYFFICVFAALEISFVSVTIPKLLANLIAADNTISFINCFVQLYAFNSLGVTECYMLAIMAFDRDLAINYPLRYSAIMNNIVCTALACFPFAISSIIALIPTVFTADLVYCGPNEINNFFCDLAPVQNLACSDPLVSNFVTSIAAVFASLIPFILILGFYTHIITTVAKLKSPEGKYKAFSTCSSHLTVACLFYTSVIIVYIRPKGSHYDKFFALIYTILIPFLNPFIYTLRNKDVKEAFQKFRIFKMKICKSE, from the coding sequence atggaacaaataaacaaaacaattgtgAAAGAATTTATTCTAATGGCTTTTTCCAGTTTCCAAAGGTTCCAAATGTTACttttcattataatattacaaatgtacattATAAGCATCGCTGGAAACTCAGCAGTTATTACCCTTGTTAAGACTGGAACTGTACTCCATAgcccaatgtattttttcatctGTGTCTTTGCTGCTTTAGAAATCTCCTTTGTGTCTGTTACCATTCCAAAACTCCTTGCTAACTTGATTGCAGCAGACAATACgatttcttttattaattgttttgttCAGTTATATGCCTTTAATTCACTTGGTGTAACAGAGTGCTATATGCTTGCAATTATGGCCTTTGACAGGGATTTGGCAATTAACTATCCCTTAAGGTATTCTGCAATTATGAACAATATTGTTTGCACTGCTTTAGCATGTTTTCCTTTTGCAATCAGTTCAATCATTGCTTTAATTCCCACAGTTTTCACAGCTGATTTGGTATACTGCGGACCCAATGAAATCAACAATTTTTTCTGTGACTTGGCTCCAGTGCAGAACTTAGCTTGTTCTGATCCCCTGGTTAGTAATTTTGTAACCAGTATTGCAGCTGTTTTTGCTAGTTTGATTCCTTTCATCCTTATCTTGGGCTTCTACACACATATAATTACTACTGTAGCCAAATTAAAGAGTCCAGAAGGGAAATACAAGGCATTTTCCACTTGTTCCTCCCACCTCACAGTTGCCTGTCTCTTCTATACTTCAGTCATCATAGTGTACATAAGGCCAAAAGGTAGCCACTATGACAAATTTTTTGCTCTTATTTACACAATccttattccttttttaaatccttttatttatacGTTAAGAAATAAAGATGTAAAGGAGGCTTTTCAAAAATTTAGGATATTTAAGATGAAAATTTGCAAATCTGAATGA